TACCAACCATCACACCCTTTGAAAGacaaataggaaaaaataaagaaaagattaACAGAAATGTAGGACAGTTTCTACAAGCTTTGTTCTTCATAGTTTATCAATTTAGGAAGAAATTATACCTGATGTCTGGGACGTCCAACAATGGAGGGGAACACAGCACGTGGAGCATCATCTCCTGCAAAGCCAGCTTTGCACATACCGGATCCGTTGTCAACAACGAGGGCGGCGATTTCGTCATCCATTTTCTGGACAGAGAAAAGGGATGAAGGGGGGGGATGAACTGTTTAAAACTGATGCTCTTTGACAGTTGTGCGTTACATCTGGTAATCAACTAGGTTAAAGCCTTGTGATTATGACGAGTGGACGCTGGATGTCGCAGTGGCGCAGGTCCCAGTCGAATTCCAGAGCTGAGAAACAAAAGGCGGTTTCTCCCACTGTCTGGCCATATAAGGAAAAAGTGAGAGCAGCTCAGGAGACGGCGGCCCGGGCCGTGAAGCCGCCCAATGTGTCGTTAAACCTCAAATGACACAGACACCGGCCACTCCCTTCACCGGAGTCCCAGCTGAGTTAACCATCTACACATCCCTAACGCACGCTTTGATAGGCTACAGGAGATGAGTGAACGTCCATCTGCTGTCTTGTTCATCAGGTGTAGCCTACCGTTGTGACACCATAGTTAAGattatgttgagaaaaaaaaaaaaaaaaaaaactaactatacctgacatttgttaaatgtaacGGTAAGTCATCACTTAGTTGCCGTAATGTCACATTTTACCACTTCTACGCAGCTTTTTAATtgacaatattttaaattaagtctAATCTGCAATCGGAGACACCAAACCCGGGGACCGAGCCACAGCAGAGGCTGACATGTAGACGAGAAGGTCAAGCTCTTCGAACGCTGATTTATTAAACGGATGAAGTGATGACAGCACGGATCATGGGGATTATGTCACACCATGTGTTAAACGTAAGTGACAGCATGGCGAAACATTCACGTTGTTGTTACTGGTATACCCCTTTAAACTGTAACGGTGCTAATCAGAAACGAATGAATGGCAGTCTAACGTTACGGGATCGAGAAAATTTAAAGCAGcagcttaaaaataaaaataaaaatggttgcTTCAACTTGATGGAAGTCACACAGAGAACCTCACATCATAACTTAACGTTAACATACCGATAACTTCAATTGGCAGGCTAAACATTACGTTCGCATTGtgttaaagaaatgcatttaaattgtaataaaaacttTCATCGTTGTTCAGCAGTTGTCTTACCTGTTTGAGGGAGGGTTGTCGGCTTAGGTTGGCTGTGAACGAGCGCTACACTCCAGTAGGATGTCTGGACTCGACTGCAATGGAGGCCAATAAATTGCAGGGTTTTAACAGAGCTCGCGCTGCATCCCCTCTCCATAAAAGGAAAACTTTCTGCACGGCGCCCTCTGATTGGTCCAGTCGCATCCACTGGGTGTGGCGCATGCAGATACAGTCTTGCACTCTGACAAGTCAGAGGGGACAGACAACAAAACATATAACCGATATGCAATCGATACGGGGTCGTTCATTGTTCAATAAAACACGTTTTATATCATTCATCAtcttttcctagtatttcatttatatttatattctgtgctttgtgactgattttgctgctgtaacaccggaatttcccatttttcttgggatcaataaacatctatctatctatctatctatctatctatctatctatctatctatctatctatctatctatctatctatttattatGATGATCGCAATGGGAGTCATACACAAGTTTGATAGGCTACACAATAAATATCAGAACTCTGGCTGCAAATCACAGTCTTCTTGAGTAGAAACAGGTTGACAGAGGCTATGAGCTTTCATGTAATTTTAATGTTGCTACACTTAGCTAATAAGCACATTTTGATGCGAATCGATCTATCCTATTGTTTTAATCCCCGACTTTATCCACATTGGCAAGGGGCCCCCATTTTCTCAGTGATCACACAAACTTTTTAACCACATTTGATTATTGCTGTTGTcttataatttttatttgtgCATTGGAGGATAAGTTCGGGACACAGACAAACAAGTCCATGATTCATTTAaagtgaaacacaaaaacagaactgAATTGCACTGTGCTAATGCATTAGCAAATTCAAGGAAGATACTCATGGTTAGTTGTGCCAGTACATGGGGTGGTTACAATCTCAGGGTCGCTGACAGCACTGTTAACACCCTGATTAACACGTCGGCCCTGACATACCAggttctctctttctctctctcacacagacacacacacacagacacacacaggcacacacatagTGACAGTGAATCTCTTATCTGTCATCACTTGTAATGTTTATGTGAGTGGAGGGGGCAGATTAACCTTGCTTGACAGGTGTATCATTTCCAGAACACGCCTATATTTGGTGTCAAATTGAACTGTGAGGCATGTTGTGAAATTAGTATTGAGTGTTCTGACTAACTTCGATATGCATATACACACCTGCTCATtgacacacaaaaatatgtaatgCAAGGCTTCAGGTTCAACCTTAAATACTGTTTtacacactttatttattttcatggtAACACACTTTGTAGTCTTTATGCAAAGCATATTTTATAAGTTTCACAAACTTAAGTTGGAGAGGCTGTTTTAACTCAATAAGGGCACAAGTCAAAGACTCATAAACTTACAGTAGGAATTCTTACTGGCTCTGTGTGTTCCTAATAAGGATATATGGGAACCGGCTCTCcaaacaagacaggaagtaggTTTCACAGTGCTTCACCTCTGCAGATGCACACAGGAAGTgaccacacagagacactaagGATAGAAGGGGGTGAATAAGCTGATCAGGGAATTAGTTTTTCAGAGTGGCATTATCCTgctctagacacacacacacacacacacacacacacacacacacacacacacacacacagggcagcaGGACAACCATCCCTTTAAGTTCCTTTGGATGACATCCCTATAAGGAGATGCTGGTGCTAGTCACATGGGGGGGAAGAATGCACTGCTCATGTCATGTGACCAGTCTAGAGAAATTAATGAATCTCGCTTTTTAAGGCTGTGTgcggtgtgtatgtatgtgtgtgcatgtggatgTTGTGTTCTTCTCCATTAGGCGACCCACAGAATTATATGTAGAAAGGGCGGTATCACCCAATTTTGTACTCACAAACCCCTCACTGACAGATATTTTGTCTGACATTGATTTTATCACTGGGTGCCGTGCGTGACTCATGCATGCACTACAACATGCACAGATATGTACACACTCCCTGCATTGCTCACTCACACAGTCAGAGTAGTTCACAGGCCTGGCTCTTGGCTCTACGACCGTATATGGAAGAAGCCAGCAGGTAGCTTTAGTCCACTTTTCACTCATCCCCATGTctagcgctctctctctctctcccttgaaCACACATTCACTCGCTTCCTTTATTCGTcacatttcctctctctttgaATCAATCACTCCCTTATTCATTTTCCCAGGACAGGGACAAGTATAGGAGTGAAGTACAGTGTAAATAGTAGCCCATTGCACTCTGTCCCAGTCATTCCCAGTCATTTATGGCATCACATTCCAGCTAAGATTCACACACAGCATTGAGAGGAGATGGGGCTTGTATGTGCTGGAGTGAGACAGCGAGAGGAAGAATGTATGTGGAATACTCTTTGAAATGTGATGTGATGATACTGATTTAAAGAGagacccccccccaaaaaaaaaagtctagtgATAACATCACACCAGTTCACCATTGAATAGAGAGAGGTAAATGTACTACTAATTTACATTGTTTTAGGCCAAAATAAGCCTCTCAACGCTTTACCTATGTGAgccctctctgcctctcataTAGTCTGGTGTGAAGCTGTTAACAATTTTCAGAGTCCAAACTAAACATTAAGTACAACATTTAGTCAATATGCAACATAGATTTGAATCAGATTCGGAGGCAGAAAACTCTTTTGTGGGTTCCTAATACAGTTTTAAAACTAGATTTTGTCACAGGGTCCCTCTATCAGACAGGACCACAGAATTAGATACAGTAGTAGAACGAGACACACCTTAGTTGATAGTATACTTGAACTGTTCaaattcttaaaataaatgtgtgattaatcACATACATCTAAACAAAAACCAGAGACTACTGGGGCCACAGAGCAGGTGATCCAGTCATGCCTGGAACAAACCAGAAGGTATTTTGAAAGGATAAGTAATTAATCctacattgtttatttattttatgacttactttgtgttttaatgGTTGATGATGTGCTTTCTGTAAAATGTTACAATGCATTATGTAAAGCAATTGAACTTCCTTTTGTATGCAATGTGTTACAAATGAACTTTCCTTGCTAAATTATGACATAATGGAAAGCTCAGTATGTTTAAATGCACAAGGACtcacataaaagtaaaaaaacagaatacattTATTCTTGCCCTGAGTAAGATTTGTTTATTAGAGCAATATATAAGATTCGGTGCCACAGACATTTAGACtgattctttgtttttcttactttacAGTATATCCTACATCTTatctaaataaacatttaagaaacaaattGCAGATTCCAAATGGATGACGTAGCAACAACCTAACCAAAAAATATAGacttatatatacagtacacatttacacttattgttttaaagtttttatcaacaaaacaagaacattcAAGGTCTACAATGAACAAATGGGCTGCAAATACCGGTGTCAACATTGgatttgattcttttttatgtgtgtcACGCAGTCCAGCTCTTCCCCAGGTCTACCAGCTCCATGCCTTCACAGTAGGACCGTGGCCTCGACACCCTCACCTGGTCAAACAGGGAAACAACACATAATAAAACCAGATATACGTGTCTCtcactttttctgtctctcacacacaatcacacacacagtcaaacactCACTGCAGGTGTCCTGTGGGAAGCCAGTTGCTGCAGAAGTGGGAAGGGAGTCCACTGAATGGGTTCCACAGGCCAGCTACAGACAGAAAGGTCACTGGCCTTACCCGAGTCCAACACACCATCCCCCATGCTCATCTCGCTCCCCCTCCAACCATACTGTGAGCTACAGGGAACACAGAGAGCCTAGGGGTTATTTACACAGACATTGTCTATATGTgcttatgtgtttgtgtgaatgagcACCAATACTTACATAGTTGTTTGTCAAGAAAAACTTAGGGGAACTATAGgtaataaaaaggaaagggccaggaatgttttatttttaatgattcaTTTACATCGTTTAAAATTGTATagtattttacacatttgtttatggtatacataaaaaaaaaaaaaaaaaaaaatatatatatatatatatatatatatatatatatatatatattttaaaagatgttttttaaagatgtttttatattttcttgctTGCTTTTGCTTCAATTTgagttaaatacaaatatttagtaAAGCTGAGAAAAATCAATAATGTGTGCATAACATAAGAAAGCGActtgtaaaactgaaaataatccACGGCAAATTATTACCAAATTTAGTTGTGTGctaaaatgtcaatattgtgtCAAAATTTTTATGCTTCCCCCAAGTGGCAGCTTTAAAGTAAGGTCTagtggatatttttttttaaagttcattaTACACATTAAGGAAAACTGTTTAAGGTGGAGTCAGTGATTTGAATTCAATacacttttttgtcaaattcagcaaATATCTCTTATGATCCGCTAGCTGTCCATTCTGTTTGCATGCTGAATAAAAATCTGGTTTTCATACACAGCCCTGGTTCAGTCAATGGGAAACAAAATGGTTTTGGTAATTCTCAGACAGAGGAAAGGCTATGGTTTAtaaagagaaggagggggagCGCGAGCGATGGACATGAGGGGTGTATTTGTTTTGGGCGGTGAGCTTAATTGATCTTTCTTCAGAATTGCTGACTCCACCTTAAATGCTTGTAAATTTGAACGCATAATTAATTTTTCTTTGTGGTGTATTATtacaaattgtgtttgtgtctaagtcAGGTTTTTCGATCTGATCTAATTTCTGTTTGGACCCCCAAATTAAAATTTCCTTGGAACCAAAAGTAGACATTAATTGTTGTTCTGTTACCATGGGAAGGCTAATTCTCATCCACCTTAGAAAGATGGCTTCATTTTTTACTTAAGTTTTTAGTTATCACTTAAATCTGTTGTTGCTTTAAACTTTGTGAACTCAATGTACAGGCACATGTACGTTATATCTTATGCATACTGTAgtatgtttttcatattttagaCAGAAAGATTGAGGACCTAGACATTCGCTCCATGATCAATAACATTCTGACCTGTTAAGCATATGAACAAATGAATGTGTAATATCGGacttgtggtgtgtgtgtatacacacctGTGGGGGTAGATTGTATTGATGCGTGTTCCGTGGCTGGCGCAGGTGGAGGCCAGTGACAGCGTGTCGTCGTGGTAACAGCAGGGGCGGTCAAGCGCCCGCATGTGCAGTAACTCATCGGAGCGTGTAAAGGCGGGATTATCTAGTGAGTCTGCTGATCCGGCCCACGAACGCAACCAGAACCGTCCTGACAGCTCATCAAAATGGTTGAACCTGCGATAgctgcacacacaacaaatcatattcatttatttatttatttaataatttaaaaaattgcaaaaagcaAACAATGGTAACAGGTGAAAATGACAGATGCTCTCCGGTTGGGTGGTcctgctggagaaaaaaaaactgatctaAGAGCCCTACTTTCTGTAGACAGAACATCTCTCCCTGCCATTAATGAGACACTCTGGATTTATGGTTTAACTACCGACTCCTGTTTGAACCTTCTCTGTCCGTACCCACTCCCAATATTAGAAGTTGATCTCAGCAATAGGATGAAACCACAGTGGATAGAACTCTTCCCTCCCATTCTGTGACTTAGGTTCAGACAACAACTGTTTAAGCTTAAAAATGTTGGCCTGGACAGCTTTAAGATGTAAAATGTTGGCACTTCAACACATTTGTTGAAGGCATATTACTTATATAACTACTATACTTATATAACGACTATTCATCATGTTCACACAAGGCCCTCAAGGAGACTTTTAGACAGTCTGCTTGGGGTACAGATTTTCCAGACTTTGCTTGGAAGATTATTCATAGTTCATAGCAACATGGATGTGCCAAGAAATTAAAGATGATGATAATAAAGCAGTCCACTCCTGTGAAATACACATAATTTTTAAGCCAGAATATTCTTATGTGGCCAATGTGAGGTGCATCCTGCATACATAGCAAACGTCAGTAGGTCCATGTGGGTAACAGAAATTTTGATTCATCAACATGAAAGTGAGGCCCAAAGTCCTGAAGTCCTGTCAAATAACATGACCGTGAACTTGTTATTGTCTGCAAGACCAGACCGTGGACATTTGGATTCAGTCAAATTGTCTCGACATTTTCCAAAACAGTTTCCAAGAGGCTACAGTACAGCGTTCATCTTCACTTTGTGGTTTGACAGCCAGACTGTGACACCTAGTGGACATTATGTTAATTAAAATTACTGTTTGAGTACTTAAGCCCATGTCAGTTGAGGCATGATCTCCCCAATGGTGTCCATGGCGTTAtttccatgtacagtatatcacattAAACGGAGTCTAGTCACGTTCAGTcaactgtatttttgtgtttaccaaaggtgtgtgtgtgtgtgttaacatatGTTTCCTCTGTTATTTAAAAGATCCACCCAGAAGCCCACAGGACTGTTCAACACCCACTGTTATACCCACACAGTTGtccatttaatttatttaacatatttcttttaactACATCATTGTCGAAACATCTACTTGTTTATACAACATGTCATGTCCAGGGTATCTGTGTGATATCTGTGAATTGTGTGTATTAATCTTTGTATTGCAGGTTGTGTGTTGTGAGTTGTAATTTTATGTGAACATCAGTGAGTTAGTGCATACCTGCTCCGAGTCTGATCTATTTTGGCCTGGATCAGAATGGCTCGGTAACGTTGCACTGCCACAAAGGCTAAAACGCCAATCACTGTCACCATGATGAGTAAGATTGCAAGACATGCGCCCACGAGCCGCACTCGAGTCATCCTCATGTCACACCTCTGACCCATGTACCAGAAGTCCTCTCCCACAAGGCAGCTGAGACAAGAACAAAAATATGCTTTAATGcacaaaaagtccaaaatgtgtgtatgtagggCTGGATTATATGGAGAACATCAGatgtcacaatatttttgaccaactACATTGatattgcgacaatattgtcaggttgacaattggtgctttcacaaaatattttttacaatgaaattttagataaataatcatcaataatgtgattACAGTTCAAGTGAAattatagagaaaaaaaaattgaaaaattctAACTATAtactgactatgtttacatgcaagcACAAAAATAGTGTGAGGTTAAAAAAATCTGCAGTTCTTAAAAAAGGATATTACCCTACAATGTTTCACAATAAATCTTGTGAGAAAATTAAGTTAAGTATGTACTTGTAATTACTAATTTAGACAATGTAATAGTATACCATGATATGTCAATAAACGTGTGATTTCATCACAATATGATTCCGTTGAAATTATCATATTGAATTATTTGccctaagtgtgtgtgttagtgccTCTGTGTTCTTACCGGCAAACAGGACGTTGGCCCGGGTGGTGGGTACAGATGCCATGGTGGTGGCAGTAGTCAAAGTGGCAGACAGAAGAACAGCTGTAGTTTGAAGAGCCAGGCTGGAACACACACTTGTAGCCTGCTGGACATTGCAGTAACCAGTCACACACATCACCCTGCAGACCTGGATGGAAAAGGTGTTGAAGAATGAGGCTGGCGTTATTGTACAGTTTTATTGCGGTCGAGACAtgccataaaaacaacaacaaaaacattgtgttaGTCAGTCTCAGTACTTCCCTACCCTGTTTCTGGCACTCACAAGCTCATTCCAGTACCTATTGAAGaggtaaatctttaaaaatgggaattgaattaaactaaaactgtactggccagtgcaacagtgtgagTTATTCatggtttttaaaaaggtttctaGATAACAATGCCACTCTATGGCATAAAGGAATAAGACATATCAGgcattggacacacacacacacaacacttgtTAGGATATTTATTCCCCCAAGGGGGTCATTGAATGTACCAAATATAGAATATTACCAGTATTATCCTTTAAATAGCTGAACTACCTTGCAGATGGCAGGGCATGTGTTCCAgaaagttaaaaattaaaagaataaatatctGTTTTGGAAGTCTATATAATGTAGTTTAGTGACTGTTTACATGCAAAGTTGTTAGACTTTTGTTTATACTGTATTATTTCATACAGTGCAAACAAGTATTCATATTGCCCCAAATGATCCGCAATCAGTATACACTAACCTAATTTGTCCACCcacaaacatgcagacacaGCACAACAACCGAAAGTAAAAGGAGTACAGTGAGATGATTACATGCCacagtaaaacatttaatatctgAGTCAACCAGACGCATTAATGAGATTTCTCATAACTGCATTTTGAGCTTAATAAAGTCAATCTAACTGAGTTATGATGTTTACATGGGTCTGTCTTTAACCAGGTTAATTGAATAAGCAGGTTAAGAATGAAGTTTCCTcccatgtaaataaatgtagccACTGTGGCTGACTGCTAAACTGGCtgttaaagtattttttgtgcCTAAGTAGAGATGACAGGAAACCattggagagaggaagagaacaacatgcaacaaaagGTCCTCGGCCGGACTCGCCTTAAACCACAATCTTTGGTCAGCTGTCTATAAGTGGCCATCACAACCTAGGCTTACCTCCCAGTGTGATGTTGGTGATCTTGGATGATCTGAAGCTCCTCCCATCACGGACCGCCTGAGCTAGTCCTGTTCGTTCCATCAGTGATGTGGATCCAGTCATGCTGAGCCACTGCAGAGCCCCGCTGGTTTTAAACTCCACCAGACTCTGCACAGCATTGCCACTAAGACAACAGCACATTCATGTTATGCAACGTAACCCCAGTCTGTGCCTGAGTGTCATGCATTACCAACAAATTTGAGTCACAGATCTTAGCATCCAAttttctgaaaaattaataCCTGGCCATCATTGAAAACCTCAGAAGTTTTTGCTGTTCTGAAGATATATTTAAATGGAAGATAGTTAGCAAGTACTGTAGCCGATGGACAAAGTGCAGCATTCAGCTAAAGAGCCAAATATTTCCCTCCTCAGGAGTTAAAGGGAGACCACAAGAGAGCTAAAAGGAGACTAAACATTTGATTTACTATTGTCAATTGGAAAACAATGACTTTCAATGAAAAGATAAATCTGCGGGATGcataaacaacattttagtGAGTTAAATTGTcaatgttgaatttaaaacttgTAACTTCAATTAAGTGGTCACATATGAGGGACACAAACTTGAGCTGACTGGAGCTTACTGTAGCTACAGAATATATGCACTCTGTAAGACCTCACCTGCTCCAGACTCCCAGCAGTCTGCTGAACCCCGGAGCCTTCTGTAGGTACGGCTCCACCTGAAAGAAACAGGCAGTTACAACTTTGTAACAGTTACTAAATCAAACTCTAAAGCTGTTGTACAATAACATTGCTTATGTGCTTTTTTGCATgctagtatgtgtgtgtacacaatcTCTTACCCAGGACATGGTGTCTTCCTCCAAACCTGAAGTAAAAGATGAACTGGATTCTCCAACAAGgatctgcagcagcagctcaatGGACTCCACTAGACCGGACAAATACAGACAGAATAAATATTTCTATTACAACAGGCCTGGACACACCAACCTATTACTTTaataacacacaaatataagCAATACCTCTGATGGCTGTAGGTTGGTTTGGCACAATGTAGAATGTGGGAGTCTGACTAGTTGTGGAGCTCCCAGTGGAGGTTAAAACAGAAGGTGTGAGAGCAGAATGGTTCTCCTGGCTGGGGTGTTGGGTTGTCCCAGATGGAGATCCAGCAGTGGGAGTTTGTGCGGTTGTGCTTCTGGGAAACCGTTGCCAAGACTCATCCTCTTCAACTACTTCTACCTCTCTATCTCCATCATATGATTTTGAAGTTATGAGTGCGAGCAGAGAAGTATGTGTAGTAGTAATATAGTTGTGGGGCTGTTTATGCATAACTGGGACATCAGTAGAAGATGGCAAAGGCGGGCGGTTTTGTGTATGAGGTGTGTGTGCAGTGGATTCAGTCGTAGTGGATAGCAAAGGCAGGGGTGTGTGCGTTGAATGTGAACTACCGGgaaaagcagtgtgtgtttgaagcGTATATGAATGAACGGATGAACTGGATGaataaagaggaacaggagttGATGAATCTGTAGACGAGCTGTCATGTAAGAGTGTGTAAGTGGGATGCAGTGTGTCTGTTTCAGTGTCAGTAGTGGCTCCTGTGGGGGTGGAGTTATGGACTACATCTCCCAGCGTCCGTGCTGCTATTagtgtagaagaagaaaaaccgAGGAAACTCGAAGTCTGGTCATCAACTTTGGTACTGTCAGGCGAGTAGGAGATAGTGTTAGTAGTCATGTATGCATTAACAACAtttctgtgtgtactttgtgtctctttgttgcTTGTCTGTGTGAATGGGGAGGACGTGTCAGGAAGTGGCGAGCGTGTGACGCTCTCTGTGCTTTGTGGAGAGTTTGTTTGACTCTGCGTGGAAGAAGTGAAAGTGTGAAGCACCTCCGCATTTTCAAATTTATCAGAAGACTCAAGCGCAGCAGTTTGGCTGTTAACATCTGATACGGCTGACAGAGATGAGTCAGTGCGGCTAATGTTTGGATGAAATGAAGCAGCCTCGACAGCATCAAACGCTGTGTCATGCCCTGTGATGTGGGTGGCGGAAGAATGAGTCCAGCTGGAGCCATGTGAGGATaacaatgatgacgcagtgggTTCAGTATCAGTTTGCGCGCTGCTTGACTCATCCCGCTGAAGTTCTGTGGGTGATTTCAAAGGATCAGAGGTGATGGCGGAGGTCAGATCAGAGTTAAGTCCATCTGTGTTTTGCTGGCTCTTCCAGGAATGGGGTTGTTTTTCTCCACCTACCCCACTAATAGCGCCACCATGTGGGATTAGGATAGTACCCCTCTCCCAGGTTCCCCTGGAATGTAGCAAATGGGGAGAAGAGGTGAGAGGTGGGGCCCTGGAGTTGGACACGATAGGCTGAGCTTGTACGGTTATAGAGGGTTTAGATGTCTGAGtgtctgtatatttgtgtgtatctgtgccATGCAAGGTGTTGGAGCTACTAGTTGTGGCATGTGTTAGTGCCATCTGGGTTTGTGGGAGCTCGTTGCttgattgtttttctgtgtatgcTGTGTCTGATGTGTGAAACAGCGTATCTGGAATGAGTGTTTGCAGAAGATTGGGGTGTGTTCTCTGTTTGGCAGACATTTTGCCATCAGTGAGGTGAGCAGCTCCAGATGTATCCGCTCCATTGTTTGGTTCTTCCTCAGGAAGAGGGAGAGTTTCCCTATCGGCTCTCCCAGCCACAGTGAGTCCCTGCAGGGGTGAGGTGGGGGGCAGCAGCATCTGTCCCTGAGAGGGACTAGATGCAGAATGAGGTCCAGAACTCCACTCCAGATCTTTGTAGAGGTGACCTCTGCCCCCTTGTGTTCCTGTTTCCACCTCTTGACCAACAGGAGCTGTGCTTGTAAAGCTGGTTCCTGTCTGAGACCAACGCAACAGGTCTTGGTCTGTATGTGGGCTGGTGTGGTCCTCCCAGGAATTCCTCTCATCTTCCTTGACTGGATAACcaggaacaaacacaaaaacagagagggagagggtgagGAGAGACAGGGTGGAAATCACAACAACATAACATGTGTGATAAGAACTTTCCGATGGACAGATTTACAGCTCGCGGGACAGTTTGAACAATACAATTTTTACAGACTGTTTCCACAGTTACACATAATACAGATAACTGTACTTTTCTTCT
The sequence above is drawn from the Etheostoma cragini isolate CJK2018 chromosome 2, CSU_Ecrag_1.0, whole genome shotgun sequence genome and encodes:
- the si:ch211-14k19.8 gene encoding uncharacterized protein si:ch211-14k19.8 — its product is MHKQPHNYITTTHTSLLALITSKSYDGDREVEVVEEDESWQRFPRSTTAQTPTAGSPSGTTQHPSQENHSALTPSVLTSTGSSTTSQTPTFYIVPNQPTAIRVESIELLLQILVGESSSSFTSGLEEDTMSWVEPYLQKAPGFSRLLGVWSSGNAVQSLVEFKTSGALQWLSMTGSTSLMERTGLAQAVRDGRSFRSSKITNITLGGLQGDVCDWLLQCPAGYKCVFQPGSSNYSCSSVCHFDYCHHHGICTHHPGQRPVCRCLVGEDFWYMGQRCDMRMTRVRLVGACLAILLIMVTVIGVLAFVAVQRYRAILIQAKIDQTRSSYRRFNHFDELSGRFWLRSWAGSADSLDNPAFTRSDELLHMRALDRPCCYHDDTLSLASTCASHGTRINTIYPHSSQYGWRGSEMSMGDGVLDSGKASDLSVCSWPVEPIQWTPFPLLQQLASHRTPAVRVSRPRSYCEGMELVDLGKSWTA